Genomic window (Acyrthosiphon pisum isolate AL4f unplaced genomic scaffold, pea_aphid_22Mar2018_4r6ur Scaffold_17026;HRSCAF=17694, whole genome shotgun sequence):
ATatgcacattatataatacatcactcgttgtttattacaataattcgtTTGTGAACTGTATACAGCGAATCGATCACGCCATGTATAACACACTAtatgatatatacaatatatatatataaatataataataataatataatgataatgattatattttaacatacccGCGGCGCGATTTTTTCCGACGAAATTTTTAAGTCATTATTATATAGAGACGCTTCGTAGGAGATGGTCTGAGAGAGAGAGTGAGGGAAAACAGGACGGAAAAATCACCGAAAAACTTATcacgttatataataatgataataataatatcagagaTGAAATTCCGTCTACGACCGGTTGCACGTCAAGTCCAGAGGAGCGTTTTTCTCCGGCCGGCCGCCGTCGGCCGATCCGTTCGAGTCGGACACCGCCGCCGAGTCACTTCCGGCCAAGctgtcgtcgtcatcgtcgtcgtggTCGTCGTCCGAACAGGACGTCCGATCAGCGGCGGCAAAGTCTACCCGCGGATGCCGTCTCCGCCTGCGCGGCCGCCGGCGTCTGCGCCGCGACCGGTCCTCCGGGCTGTGGCCGGGTGAACGGCCGCCGACGTACGGTAGGAGTGACGGGGAACCGAGTGACGGTGGCCGGGACGGCGAGGACGCGGCCGCGGTCACCGACAGGTCCATCGGAGATTCTTGGACCGGCGGTGGGTCGCGGTGGACGGCGACGCGCTTCGAAGACGGCGGCCCGTCATCGTCGTCTTCCTCGTCGCGGTCACCCGCACAGCTGTCGTCGTCCGCGGTCAACGACCGGTACGACGGACTTCGCGATGACCGGTGACCACGtgatggcggcggcggcggcgtcggcggcTGCTGCTGAAGTTGCTGCTgatgttgctgttgctgctgctgctgctgcagggCCAGGAAGAACGGCGCGGGTGGCGGGAACGGGAACGCCGAAAAGAACGGCGAGGGCCACCGCAGCAATTCCGGTCGGACGGCCTGCACGACGGCCGCGGCCGCGGCGGCAGCGGACGCGGACAATCGGCCGCCGGTGCCGTCTTTGTTCAGGTCACCGGCCACGGAGTTGTTGTTGTCCGCGTCCAGGCGCAGGTGGTGTTTGACGTCCGCCCAAAGCGGCGGCGTCCGTCCGTGTTCCAGCGACAGTCTGCAACCCGCCGCCGACTGTTGCTGAAAGTGCTGCAGGCCCGCAGACTGACGGTGATGCGCGAGTGGTTGCTGCTGCTGGTGGTGCGGGAGTTGCTGGTGGtggttgctgttgttgttgttgttgttgttgttgtgctGGTGAtggtgctgctgctgctgttccTGGAGCAAGCAATGGATCTTGAACCAGTTGGACCGCCGGCCGTACCGGGACCCGCTCTTGGACATGCCCACCACCAGACACTTGCGCAGCCGGCACGCCTTGCACGACGTCCTGTTCTTCTTGTTGATCACGCATTCGCCGTTGTTCTTGCATTCCGATATCGAGCTCAGGTTGTTGTAGGTCCGACCGAAAAACGACTGAAACAGTAAACGTTTTCGCttgtaataatatctatataacattaactataatatataaaaatagttgttgGCATGTCTGTAGTGaaagccaaaaaaaaatttgaaaaaaatataaatattcagacGAAGAACAacgatttcagttattttgctgaaattaaaaaaaaatattcatagggATTTGAAACTGTCgcacaagtatattattattatactttatattaaacacatatattattacattttcaaaacgtttaaattaattttatactattgcctattaatattatgaacctaTCCGTACCGTTCTAACGTTAAGTCGGTATCGACTCAAAAGTTAAaaccaaacaataatatattcccTTTTTTTTATCTTCGTCTTTTTACAGGCCTTTCAGGCCCATTGCTGCAACGACACACTACCTCCGTACTTCCTTATCTTTTGTATAGTTTCTTCTGCATTCTTTTCTCCCAATAATCTCAGATCTTTCTTTATTCCGTCTGCCAATCTTGGTCTAGGACGCCCTCTAGGTCTCTTTGTGTTTATAGTTTCCACACTGTTATTTATCCAACATTAGTCCTTATAATCTCATAGTCCAGCACAACATATTCACGCACTATTCGGGGTTTTctagattttttataatatacattttccaaatgttcattgttaataataaataataatatatacctaatatgatattataaaatattataataaataagtataaacaataaagttttccgcaaaaattaattcaacctactgtatgtctttattactattataaatcactttaattatagtaatacaaataatatatcttataatattataattattctaatatagGCCGACCAAACCGACTTCGCGCGTATTATCGTggttgacaaaattaatcacaATATCTTGCACTTGTAAGTGCACTCGAACAGgtggttttataaaatactatttcgAGCTAAtgaaactataattaatattatacacataaacacTCGGTTtttctgacatttttttttcgaataaataACGACACTTAACCAAacgcaattattatttttattacctatgttgCGTGAACacatttgcattattattatcggaCGAATTCGCTAAATCTATTGCAATATATCTCGCGCGTCCAAAGCTAGTGATTTATGtgtggctatataatattaatataacgcaTAATGTTGTATTATGGTATATACCACTGAATGGtgcggtatataataatatatagtacacttgtataatatacctataacataatacattgtcAGCACTCAGCGcgcttataacttttaaatcgtattatataagACATGATCGGTCTCGATGACCACGATGACTATCTGATGGCGATGATGATGACGATTGGTTCGTTCCCACCGACAGCGATGGAAACCTTCTTATATACACGTGCATTGTGCATGCCCAGTTATTGCACGTTTAACGTCGCAGTCTATCTCGAaatgacataaattataaatccttTTCCGCCGACGACGACGTCATCATGGGAaacttttatcatttttatagaGAAACGAAGACGACGACCGGACCGAACGATCATTAATCATGTTACCTATAATTTTCAACGTCCCGCGCGATCTTTGCGAAGGTCTGCcccgtacctacctacattgtgTATTATGCCAGCCGATCAGCGTCGACCGTGACAAATTCAATGCCCGTGGATTTAATGGCCCTTCTTAAACTCCGTTAAGTGATAAATGCACAGCAGATTTTTTACACGGTTGTTTTTTTAGGTTGTTACCAAACACAAATATTACAAGTCTAAAATGATGTCCCATTGTGataagttattactaataattatactattttctgtaaccaacggggcaacgatataatatcaaatacatacaaatctcgtgtcacaatatggaaaatatatGTTGCCAAACTCCTCCGAAACGACTTAATCGATTTTCATGAAATTTCGTGTGTATATTCAGTAGGTCTGAGAGAGTGAAGTAAACTATTTTTCATTCCCTAGGTCCAACTCAGGGAGGTGTTCAAACGAGGAGTTTGAGACTAACGgtgaaaatttttgtttataaatggttgctataggttttaaagctataataataattattagtattggtTGGGATTGGTTAATCGttggttaaattattattattattaatttagtattaatattttattttttatattggttaatcaagcatgcatcaaatcggaTTATCGCATATTGCCTATACcaatatattgtacttatagcCACTCATCGGCGGTGTCTACTTGATATACCGTTGCAAATTGTCCTACCAAGGTGTCTGAATTGCACTTACTGTTGCGAGTTACATCCAAAAGgatttgaacaatcacaattttttaaaggattgtcattttttagggtaacgaagtgcacgggtgcAAACGACGTACATCAGCTAGTTAATGTGTTAGTAAAGTTAatgggaatttaaaaaaaaatgtagtcttTCGTGAGCCAACAAATCCCTATGTGAGCCAATCATCaaaatgcaaaatttaaaaatgttcaatcttCGGATATATTATAAGGATTACCTACATACCATATTTCAGAATCGCACGAATCCGATAGACTTGACTGTGAAtcgttcacacacacacacacacacacacattgcaACAGTTTGGTATTGACGTATGAACGTTTTATATGATCACGGGGAAATAATCGTAGTATGGTACTCGATATTTTCCACGTCAGggaaaaatatatgaatcataaaatatgtttttaggtttttaaattaatttgaaaaatatcgagttgcgtcgttaatttttacctattacaaataatcaaaacataaagtaaaatcaaacataatttaaattgtattcaattatttgtatCTCTAAACGCTTTCTGGTATCTAGCATCAGTATTCATAATTTCTGAAACATATCTACTTTTAAGCAAATAATAACaagctataatattacttactttattttatttgtaattaaatcgtataaatttggtataaattctcaataagtataataagtataaccatggcaaccaaaaCCTTACGAAAAATCTGTTAGAGACAAACTCTTGTATCCAGcccatattgacatattattcatatgttATAGGACGAAACTACGccgtaaatattttgaaacatttcaTCAGACCGTTTAGTATTCTGTTTGGCCAAAAATCGCCCATTTGTAGACC
Coding sequences:
- the LOC100572461 gene encoding protein embryonic gonad-like; amino-acid sequence: MSQLCRVCGEPAAGFHFGAFTCEGCKSFFGRTYNNLSSISECKNNGECVINKKNRTSCKACRLRKCLVVGMSKSGSRYGRRSNWFKIHCLLQEQQQQHHHQHNNNNNNNNSNHHQQLPHHQQQQPLAHHRQSAGLQHFQQQSAAGCRLSLEHGRTPPLWADVKHHLRLDADNNNSVAGDLNKDGTGGRLSASAAAAAAAVVQAVRPELLRWPSPFFSAFPFPPPAPFFLALQQQQQQQQHQQQLQQQPPTPPPPPSRGHRSSRSPSYRSLTADDDSCAGDRDEEDDDDGPPSSKRVAVHRDPPPVQESPMDLSVTAAASSPSRPPSLGSPSLLPYVGGRSPGHSPEDRSRRRRRRPRRRRRHPRVDFAAADRTSCSDDDHDDDDDDSLAGSDSAAVSDSNGSADGGRPEKNAPLDLTCNRS